In Citrus sinensis cultivar Valencia sweet orange chromosome 2, DVS_A1.0, whole genome shotgun sequence, a single genomic region encodes these proteins:
- the LOC107175715 gene encoding uncharacterized protein LOC107175715 isoform X2, which produces MSGTQILNEVKDIENDWGKSSRKNKRKIKKYSVWKKKSIFFYLPYWQHLLLRHNLDVMHIEKNVCDSIVGTLLNIKGKSNDGLHSRMDLKELKIRKDLHPDVREKSTFLPPTPHTLSRVEKQIFCKRLLDLKLPDGYSSNIGSCISMEDCKISGLKSHDFHVLMQQLLHVALRGLLPKGPRNAIFRLCVFFNDLCQRVLDREKLEALEEDIVEIVCMFKRFFLPTFFDIMVHLPIHLRREARLRGPVQYRWMYPFEREMKKLKGYVRNRARPEGCIVKCYLADECISYFSRCIKQVADMDCHQRRNEEYMHDMILEGRPISKGSIIELTDERLESAHRYVLFNTAEVEPYLHLHLTELKHSDKRLSRNEGLLWKRHSEEFSSWFEQKIEEENKNDISMTLKCLACGPRSSL; this is translated from the exons ATGTCTGGAACGCAAATTTTAAATGAGGTAAAAGACATAGAAAATGATTGGGGAAAAAGttcaagaaagaacaaaaggaagataaaaaaatactcggtgtggaaaaaaaagtcaatatttttttacttaccATATTGGCAG CATCTTTTGTTGCGTCATAATTTGGATGTGATGCATATAGAGAAGAATGTATGTGATAGCATAGTTGGGACTCTACTCAATATAAAGGGAAAATCAAATGATGGCCTTCATTCTCGTATGGATTTGaaggaattaaaaataaggaaagattTACATCCAGATGTGCGTGAAAAGAGTACTTTTCTTCCACCAACACCACATACATTATCAAGGGTAGAAAAACAAATCTTCTGCAAAAGATTGTTAGATTTGAAATTGCCTGATGGTTATAGTTCAAACATTGGGAGTTGTATTTCAATGGAAGATTGTAAAATTTCAGGCCTCAAGTCTCATGATTTTCACGTGTTAATGCAACAATTGTTGCATGTAGCTTTACGAGGTTTACTTCCAAAAGGACCAAGGAATGCAATATTCAGGTTATGTGTATTTTTCAATGATTTGTGTCAAAGAGTCCTTGACCGAGAGAAACTTGAGGCACTTGAGGAGGATATTGTTGAAATTGTGTGCATGTTTAAAAGGTTTTTTCTTCCCACATTCTTTGATATAATGGTTCATTTGCCAATCCACTTAAGACGCGAAGCAAGATTGCGTGGGCCGGTTCAATATCGTTGGATGTATCCTTTTGAAAG AGAAATGAAGAAGTTAAAAGGATATGTTAGGAATCGTGCAAGACCAGAGGGTTGTATTGTTAAATGCTATCTTGCCGATGAATGCATAAGTTATTTTAGTAGATGCATAAAGCAAGTAGCAGATATGGATTGCCACCAAAGGAGAAATGAAGAGTACATGCATGATATGATACTTGAAGGCCGACCAATCTCTAAAGGATCAATAATTGAGTTAACAGATGAGAGATTGGAAAGTGCTCATCGATATGTGTTATTTAATACAGCTGAGGTAGAACCATACTTACA TTTGCACTTAACTGAGTTAAAACATTCGGATAAGAGACTCTCAAGAAATGAAGGTTTACTTTGGAAGAGACATTCAGAAGAGTTTTCCAGTTGGTTTGAACAAAAG attgaggaagaaaataaaaacgaCATCTCAATGACATTAAAATGCCTTGCATGTGGTCCTCGAAG TTCATTATAA
- the LOC107175715 gene encoding uncharacterized protein LOC107175715 isoform X3 gives MHIEKNVCDSIVGTLLNIKGKSNDGLHSRMDLKELKIRKDLHPDVREKSTFLPPTPHTLSRVEKQIFCKRLLDLKLPDGYSSNIGSCISMEDCKISGLKSHDFHVLMQQLLHVALRGLLPKGPRNAIFRLCVFFNDLCQRVLDREKLEALEEDIVEIVCMFKRFFLPTFFDIMVHLPIHLRREARLRGPVQYRWMYPFEREMKKLKGYVRNRARPEGCIVKCYLADECISYFSRCIKQVADMDCHQRRNEEYMHDMILEGRPISKGSIIELTDERLESAHRYVLFNTAEVEPYLHLHLTELKHSDKRLSRNEGLLWKRHSEEFSSWFEQKIEEENKNDISMTLKCLACGPRRQAVSYNAYIINDQRYHIKDVEKSTQNSGVLIESVTVVNLVQKIQIVASIQLRIMVS, from the exons ATGCATATAGAGAAGAATGTATGTGATAGCATAGTTGGGACTCTACTCAATATAAAGGGAAAATCAAATGATGGCCTTCATTCTCGTATGGATTTGaaggaattaaaaataaggaaagattTACATCCAGATGTGCGTGAAAAGAGTACTTTTCTTCCACCAACACCACATACATTATCAAGGGTAGAAAAACAAATCTTCTGCAAAAGATTGTTAGATTTGAAATTGCCTGATGGTTATAGTTCAAACATTGGGAGTTGTATTTCAATGGAAGATTGTAAAATTTCAGGCCTCAAGTCTCATGATTTTCACGTGTTAATGCAACAATTGTTGCATGTAGCTTTACGAGGTTTACTTCCAAAAGGACCAAGGAATGCAATATTCAGGTTATGTGTATTTTTCAATGATTTGTGTCAAAGAGTCCTTGACCGAGAGAAACTTGAGGCACTTGAGGAGGATATTGTTGAAATTGTGTGCATGTTTAAAAGGTTTTTTCTTCCCACATTCTTTGATATAATGGTTCATTTGCCAATCCACTTAAGACGCGAAGCAAGATTGCGTGGGCCGGTTCAATATCGTTGGATGTATCCTTTTGAAAG AGAAATGAAGAAGTTAAAAGGATATGTTAGGAATCGTGCAAGACCAGAGGGTTGTATTGTTAAATGCTATCTTGCCGATGAATGCATAAGTTATTTTAGTAGATGCATAAAGCAAGTAGCAGATATGGATTGCCACCAAAGGAGAAATGAAGAGTACATGCATGATATGATACTTGAAGGCCGACCAATCTCTAAAGGATCAATAATTGAGTTAACAGATGAGAGATTGGAAAGTGCTCATCGATATGTGTTATTTAATACAGCTGAGGTAGAACCATACTTACA TTTGCACTTAACTGAGTTAAAACATTCGGATAAGAGACTCTCAAGAAATGAAGGTTTACTTTGGAAGAGACATTCAGAAGAGTTTTCCAGTTGGTTTGAACAAAAG attgaggaagaaaataaaaacgaCATCTCAATGACATTAAAATGCCTTGCATGTGGTCCTCGAAGGCAAGCTGTGAGCTATAATGCATACATCATCAATGATCAGCGTTATCATATAAAGGATGTTGAGAAATCTACACAGAATAGTGGGGTTTTAATTGAGTCAGTTACAGTTGTCAATCTAGTTCAAAAGATACAAATAGTTGCATCGATACAATTACGTATTATGGTGtcataa
- the LOC102621528 gene encoding uncharacterized protein LOC102621528 — protein MDYQNKLIQSLMSKLSEASNDGQNQNLSTSTQSNSTPQHVSPNRKGQKCKLLNWLEVDEVVAIGRWVTNDPNAMVHCLALGKNASRVWVDEVKNPSVELWKKYADMETIEDALGSSIAWPTEAIIVMED, from the exons ATGgattatcaaaacaaactcatACAAAGTTTAATGAGCAAACTG aGTGAAGCATCAAATGATggacaaaatcaaaatctatcTACATCAACTCAATCTAATAGTACTCCACAA CATGTAAGCCCAAATCGGAAAGGCCAAAAGTGCAAGTTGTTGAATTGGCTTGAAGTAGATGAAGTAGTTGCAATAGGACGTTGGGTAACAAATGATCCTAATGCAATGGTGCATTGTCTAGCTCTTGGAAAAAATGCTTCTCGTGTGTGGGTAGATGAGGTGAAAAATCCTTCTGTTGAGTTGTGGAAAAAATATGCAGATATGGAAACAATAGAAGATGCTTTGGGAAGTTCAATTGCATGGCCAACAGAAGCGATCATTGTTATGGAAGATTAA
- the LOC107175715 gene encoding uncharacterized protein LOC107175715 isoform X1 — MSGTQILNEVKDIENDWGKSSRKNKRKIKKYSVWKKKSIFFYLPYWQHLLLRHNLDVMHIEKNVCDSIVGTLLNIKGKSNDGLHSRMDLKELKIRKDLHPDVREKSTFLPPTPHTLSRVEKQIFCKRLLDLKLPDGYSSNIGSCISMEDCKISGLKSHDFHVLMQQLLHVALRGLLPKGPRNAIFRLCVFFNDLCQRVLDREKLEALEEDIVEIVCMFKRFFLPTFFDIMVHLPIHLRREARLRGPVQYRWMYPFEREMKKLKGYVRNRARPEGCIVKCYLADECISYFSRCIKQVADMDCHQRRNEEYMHDMILEGRPISKGSIIELTDERLESAHRYVLFNTAEVEPYLHLHLTELKHSDKRLSRNEGLLWKRHSEEFSSWFEQKIEEENKNDISMTLKCLACGPRRQAVSYNAYIINDQRYHIKDVEKSTQNSGVLIESVTVVNLVQKIQIVASIQLRIMVS, encoded by the exons ATGTCTGGAACGCAAATTTTAAATGAGGTAAAAGACATAGAAAATGATTGGGGAAAAAGttcaagaaagaacaaaaggaagataaaaaaatactcggtgtggaaaaaaaagtcaatatttttttacttaccATATTGGCAG CATCTTTTGTTGCGTCATAATTTGGATGTGATGCATATAGAGAAGAATGTATGTGATAGCATAGTTGGGACTCTACTCAATATAAAGGGAAAATCAAATGATGGCCTTCATTCTCGTATGGATTTGaaggaattaaaaataaggaaagattTACATCCAGATGTGCGTGAAAAGAGTACTTTTCTTCCACCAACACCACATACATTATCAAGGGTAGAAAAACAAATCTTCTGCAAAAGATTGTTAGATTTGAAATTGCCTGATGGTTATAGTTCAAACATTGGGAGTTGTATTTCAATGGAAGATTGTAAAATTTCAGGCCTCAAGTCTCATGATTTTCACGTGTTAATGCAACAATTGTTGCATGTAGCTTTACGAGGTTTACTTCCAAAAGGACCAAGGAATGCAATATTCAGGTTATGTGTATTTTTCAATGATTTGTGTCAAAGAGTCCTTGACCGAGAGAAACTTGAGGCACTTGAGGAGGATATTGTTGAAATTGTGTGCATGTTTAAAAGGTTTTTTCTTCCCACATTCTTTGATATAATGGTTCATTTGCCAATCCACTTAAGACGCGAAGCAAGATTGCGTGGGCCGGTTCAATATCGTTGGATGTATCCTTTTGAAAG AGAAATGAAGAAGTTAAAAGGATATGTTAGGAATCGTGCAAGACCAGAGGGTTGTATTGTTAAATGCTATCTTGCCGATGAATGCATAAGTTATTTTAGTAGATGCATAAAGCAAGTAGCAGATATGGATTGCCACCAAAGGAGAAATGAAGAGTACATGCATGATATGATACTTGAAGGCCGACCAATCTCTAAAGGATCAATAATTGAGTTAACAGATGAGAGATTGGAAAGTGCTCATCGATATGTGTTATTTAATACAGCTGAGGTAGAACCATACTTACA TTTGCACTTAACTGAGTTAAAACATTCGGATAAGAGACTCTCAAGAAATGAAGGTTTACTTTGGAAGAGACATTCAGAAGAGTTTTCCAGTTGGTTTGAACAAAAG attgaggaagaaaataaaaacgaCATCTCAATGACATTAAAATGCCTTGCATGTGGTCCTCGAAGGCAAGCTGTGAGCTATAATGCATACATCATCAATGATCAGCGTTATCATATAAAGGATGTTGAGAAATCTACACAGAATAGTGGGGTTTTAATTGAGTCAGTTACAGTTGTCAATCTAGTTCAAAAGATACAAATAGTTGCATCGATACAATTACGTATTATGGTGtcataa